The Deinococcus sonorensis KR-87 genome includes a window with the following:
- the ispG gene encoding flavodoxin-dependent (E)-4-hydroxy-3-methylbut-2-enyl-diphosphate synthase — protein sequence MSPSITRRPTVTAWVGGVPIGGGHPIVVQSMTNTDTADAEATAIQVAQLARAGSEIVRVTVNTREAAAAIPEIVARLAEVGLEVPIVGDFHYNGHILLREFPETARLLAKYRINPGNVGAGQHHDANFATMIEVAKEFGKPVRIGVNWGSLDQSVLARLMDRNALLATPRSGTNVMIDAMVTSALESAQYAERLGLPHDRIIISVKVSSAPELWQVYRQLAAECDYPLHLGLTEAGMGMKGMVASSVALSPLLLDGIGDTIRVSLTPEPGASRKLEVEVAQQILQSMNLRSFLPQVTSCPGCGRTTSQFFQELAQRIEGYIRESMPVWKTRYPGVEEMQVAVMGCIVNGPGESKHANIGISLPGTGEDPRAPVYQDGKLLTTLKGPRIVEDFQELLERYVEQTYGEKAGVS from the coding sequence ATGAGCCCTTCCATCACCCGTCGTCCCACCGTGACCGCCTGGGTGGGCGGCGTGCCCATCGGCGGCGGCCACCCGATCGTGGTGCAGAGCATGACCAACACCGATACCGCCGACGCAGAGGCCACCGCCATTCAGGTGGCCCAGCTGGCCCGCGCCGGCAGCGAGATCGTGCGGGTGACCGTCAACACCCGCGAGGCCGCCGCCGCCATCCCGGAGATCGTGGCGCGGCTGGCGGAGGTGGGCCTGGAAGTGCCGATCGTGGGTGACTTCCACTACAACGGCCACATTCTGCTGCGCGAGTTTCCCGAAACGGCCCGGTTGCTCGCCAAGTACCGCATCAATCCCGGCAACGTTGGCGCCGGGCAGCACCACGACGCCAACTTCGCCACCATGATCGAGGTGGCCAAGGAGTTCGGCAAGCCGGTGCGAATCGGGGTCAACTGGGGCAGCCTGGATCAGAGTGTGCTGGCCCGGCTCATGGACCGCAACGCCCTGCTCGCCACCCCCCGCAGCGGCACCAACGTGATGATCGACGCGATGGTGACGTCCGCGCTGGAGAGCGCCCAGTACGCCGAGCGATTGGGCCTGCCGCATGACCGCATCATCATCTCGGTGAAGGTCAGCAGCGCGCCGGAGCTGTGGCAGGTGTACCGTCAGCTGGCCGCCGAGTGCGACTACCCGCTGCACCTCGGCCTCACCGAAGCGGGCATGGGCATGAAGGGCATGGTGGCCAGCAGCGTGGCGCTGTCCCCGCTGCTGTTGGACGGCATCGGCGACACCATCCGCGTGTCGTTGACCCCGGAGCCGGGGGCCAGCCGCAAGCTGGAGGTTGAGGTGGCCCAGCAGATCCTGCAGAGCATGAACCTGCGCTCGTTTCTGCCGCAGGTCACCAGCTGCCCCGGCTGTGGCCGCACCACGTCGCAGTTCTTTCAGGAGCTGGCCCAGCGGATCGAGGGCTACATCCGCGAGAGCATGCCCGTCTGGAAGACCCGCTACCCCGGCGTGGAGGAGATGCAGGTGGCGGTGATGGGCTGCATCGTGAACGGTCCCGGCGAGAGCAAGCACGCCAACATCGGCATCTCGCTGCCCGGCACCGGCGAGGACCCGCGCGCCCCGGTGTACCAGGACGGCAAGCTGCTGACCACCCTGAAGGGCCCGCGCATCGTGGAGGACTTCCAGGAACTGCTGGAACGCTACGTGGAGCAGACCTACGGCGAGAAGGCCGGCGTCTCCTGA
- a CDS encoding DUF4259 domain-containing protein, with protein MNVWGTGAFDNDSAAAYASEVVSDGLPALQEAFEVVLDPDTDFIEAEEGARAVAAAQILQVHLSGDTAPLTDAALRSWLAEQPAGSLAGLHEVAAEALERVLGPQSELPDLWEEAEDGQAWRGTVEGLRAGL; from the coding sequence ATGAACGTATGGGGCACCGGAGCCTTTGACAACGACAGCGCCGCCGCCTATGCCAGCGAGGTGGTCAGTGACGGCCTGCCCGCGCTGCAGGAAGCCTTCGAGGTGGTGCTGGACCCCGACACCGACTTCATTGAGGCCGAGGAGGGTGCGCGCGCCGTCGCGGCGGCCCAGATTCTGCAGGTGCACCTGAGCGGCGACACGGCCCCCCTGACGGACGCGGCCCTGCGAAGCTGGCTGGCGGAACAGCCGGCCGGGAGTCTGGCCGGGCTACACGAGGTGGCGGCCGAGGCGCTGGAGCGGGTCCTGGGACCGCAGTCGGAACTGCCGGACCTGTGGGAGGAGGCCGAGGACGGTCAGGCGTGGCGCGGGACGGTGGAGGGCCTGCGCGCCGGTCTGTAA
- the map gene encoding type I methionyl aminopeptidase — MARTALKTPREIEAMRRAGALVAETFNVLEPHVKPGVSVLELDQIAEAFIRSHGAIPAYIGYGQRSNPFPATICASINEVICHGIPSPRKLREGDIIGVDIGVKMDGVYGDACYTYVVGNAAPAVQQLVETTRACLQAGLDAVKPGARTGDIGAAIQKLAEERGYGVVREYTGHGIGRNLHEEPTIYHHGRAGTGLVLQPGMVFTIEPMINLGRPETRLLPDGWTVVTADGKPSAQFEHTLVVTKDGYDVLTLPGHLTPASPQPRA, encoded by the coding sequence ATGGCCAGAACTGCCCTCAAAACCCCCCGCGAAATCGAGGCGATGCGCCGGGCCGGCGCCCTGGTCGCGGAGACCTTCAACGTCCTTGAACCCCACGTCAAGCCGGGCGTGAGCGTGCTGGAACTCGATCAGATCGCCGAGGCCTTCATCCGCTCGCACGGCGCGATTCCCGCCTACATCGGGTACGGGCAGCGCTCCAATCCGTTTCCGGCCACCATCTGCGCCAGCATCAACGAGGTCATCTGCCACGGCATCCCCAGCCCGCGCAAACTGCGGGAGGGCGACATCATCGGCGTGGACATCGGCGTGAAGATGGACGGCGTGTACGGCGACGCGTGTTACACCTACGTGGTGGGCAATGCGGCCCCGGCGGTGCAGCAGCTGGTCGAAACGACACGCGCGTGCCTGCAGGCGGGCCTGGACGCCGTGAAGCCCGGCGCCCGCACCGGCGACATCGGCGCGGCGATCCAGAAGCTTGCGGAGGAGCGTGGATACGGCGTGGTGCGCGAGTACACCGGGCACGGCATCGGGCGCAACCTGCACGAGGAGCCGACCATCTACCACCACGGCCGGGCCGGCACCGGACTGGTGCTGCAGCCGGGCATGGTCTTCACCATCGAGCCGATGATCAACCTGGGCCGCCCGGAAACCCGCCTGCTGCCGGATGGCTGGACCGTGGTCACGGCCGACGGCAAGCCCAGCGCCCAGTTCGAGCACACCCTGGTGGTCACCAAGGACGGGTATGACGTGCTGACGCTGCCCGGCCACCTGACGCCCGCCAGCCCGCAACCGCGCGCCTGA
- a CDS encoding aspartate kinase, which yields MKDSQPHLLVMKFGGTLMGDSKAIRHSASLVGRSTAQGVRVVVVVSAMTGVTNQLLRLADAAEQGDIAFANDEIALMRNRHFTAAQELGAAPDSETVREIREMHETLRQAVYGVYLLRELTPRSRDLIVSFGERLSAPLMTLALTQAGIRTHHLTGGQAGILTDDHFGNARPLPSTYQRVRDRLDGLLGAGLTPVVAGFMGETERGAITTLGRGGTDFSATIVGAALHAEEVWAWKDVDGVMSADPRAVPLAQNIAHLSYGEVMELAYFGAKVLHPLAVTPLQEHGIPLRVKSAADPEFAGTLVTAEPTTAEGQSVKAVTAIKGVSIITVSGAGILGVPDVVAELFQVLARENITLLMVSQSSSMSNVSLAIQSVSAVRTVAALQRALGGRQLEVAIQEGVAVLAIVGAGMRGTKGVAARLFGAMATEEINILMISQGSSELNISVAIEGKDVDVATREVHAAFGLDAAVVSGD from the coding sequence ATGAAGGATTCCCAGCCTCACCTGCTCGTGATGAAGTTCGGCGGCACCCTGATGGGCGACAGCAAGGCGATCCGCCACTCGGCCAGTCTGGTGGGCCGCTCCACCGCCCAGGGCGTGCGGGTGGTGGTAGTCGTCAGCGCCATGACCGGCGTGACCAATCAGCTGCTGAGGCTGGCCGACGCCGCCGAGCAGGGCGACATCGCCTTTGCCAACGACGAGATCGCGCTGATGCGCAACCGGCACTTCACGGCGGCCCAGGAGCTGGGCGCGGCGCCCGACAGCGAGACGGTGCGCGAGATCCGCGAGATGCACGAGACGCTGCGTCAGGCGGTGTACGGCGTGTACCTGCTGCGCGAACTGACCCCGCGCAGCCGCGACCTGATCGTGAGCTTCGGTGAACGGCTGTCCGCCCCGCTGATGACGTTGGCGCTGACCCAGGCAGGCATCCGCACCCATCACCTGACCGGCGGGCAGGCGGGCATCCTGACCGATGATCACTTCGGCAACGCCCGGCCGTTACCCAGCACCTACCAGCGGGTCCGCGATCGCCTGGACGGGCTGCTGGGCGCCGGGCTGACGCCGGTGGTGGCCGGGTTCATGGGCGAGACCGAGCGCGGCGCGATCACCACCCTCGGGCGCGGCGGCACCGACTTCAGCGCCACCATCGTGGGCGCCGCGCTGCATGCGGAGGAGGTGTGGGCCTGGAAGGACGTGGACGGCGTGATGAGTGCTGACCCGCGCGCGGTCCCGCTGGCGCAGAACATCGCCCACCTCAGCTACGGCGAGGTGATGGAGCTGGCGTACTTCGGGGCCAAGGTGCTGCATCCACTGGCAGTCACGCCGCTTCAGGAGCACGGCATTCCCCTGCGCGTGAAGAGTGCGGCCGATCCGGAGTTTGCCGGCACGCTGGTCACGGCGGAACCCACCACGGCCGAGGGGCAGTCGGTGAAGGCGGTGACGGCCATCAAGGGGGTCAGCATCATCACGGTATCGGGCGCGGGCATCCTGGGCGTGCCGGATGTGGTGGCCGAGCTGTTCCAGGTGCTGGCGCGCGAGAACATCACGCTGCTGATGGTGTCGCAGTCGAGCAGCATGTCGAACGTCTCGCTGGCCATTCAGAGCGTGAGTGCAGTGCGAACGGTGGCGGCGCTCCAGCGCGCGCTGGGTGGTCGTCAGCTGGAAGTGGCCATCCAGGAGGGTGTGGCGGTGCTGGCCATCGTGGGGGCCGGGATGCGCGGGACCAAGGGTGTCGCCGCCCGCCTGTTCGGGGCGATGGCCACTGAGGAAATCAACATTCTGATGATCTCGCAGGGCAGCAGTGAGCTGAACATCAGCGTGGCCATCGAGGGCAAGGACGTGGATGTGGCCACGCGGGAAGTGCATGCTGCGTTCGGCCTGGACGCAGCGGTGGTCTCTGGCGACTGA
- the asnS gene encoding asparagine--tRNA ligase, producing the protein MTILPDTNIRNLSHHVGEEVRLTAWLTDKSGKGKLQFLKLRDGTGFVQATVVKAEVSEAVFELAKRLTQEQGVTVIGTVRADERAPGGVELSVRDLASVSTTGHEYPITPKEHGIEFLMDNRHLWLRHRRPWAILRIRDAVQRAIVDFFHQQGFIRFDAPFFTPNAAEGTTELFEIDLFGEDKAYLSQTGQLHAEAGALAFGKVYTFGPTFRAEKSKTRRHLLEFWMIEPEVAPSNHRQNMDLQEKMISFIVGRALQECEVELGLLGRDLDKLRPAAEGNFPRITYTEALEIVRQHIEAGDLPPNVQADVQPVEWGDDLGAPHETILGYHYDRPVIIERYPAAIKAFYMQPDPEDPRVALCDDMIAPEGYGEIIGGSERIHDYQLLKERIEGQGLPLEAFEWYLDLRRHGSVPHAGYGMGLERVIAWISGIDHIREAIPFPRMLTRMSP; encoded by the coding sequence ATGACCATCCTGCCTGACACCAACATCCGGAACCTGAGCCACCACGTCGGTGAGGAGGTGCGCCTGACCGCCTGGCTCACCGACAAGAGCGGCAAGGGCAAGCTGCAGTTTCTGAAGCTGCGCGACGGCACCGGCTTCGTCCAGGCGACCGTGGTCAAAGCCGAGGTGAGCGAGGCCGTATTCGAGCTCGCCAAGCGCCTGACCCAGGAGCAGGGCGTCACGGTGATCGGCACCGTGCGGGCCGACGAGCGCGCGCCGGGCGGCGTGGAGCTGAGCGTGCGCGACCTGGCGTCCGTCTCGACGACCGGCCACGAGTACCCGATCACGCCCAAGGAACACGGCATCGAGTTCCTGATGGACAACCGGCACCTGTGGCTGCGGCACCGCCGGCCCTGGGCCATTCTGCGCATCCGGGACGCCGTGCAGCGCGCCATCGTGGACTTCTTCCACCAGCAGGGCTTCATCCGCTTCGACGCGCCCTTCTTCACGCCCAATGCCGCCGAGGGCACCACCGAGCTGTTTGAAATCGACCTGTTCGGTGAGGACAAGGCCTATCTGTCCCAGACCGGACAGCTGCACGCCGAGGCCGGCGCGCTGGCATTCGGGAAGGTCTACACCTTCGGCCCCACCTTCCGCGCCGAGAAGAGCAAGACGCGCCGGCACCTACTGGAGTTCTGGATGATCGAGCCGGAAGTGGCGCCCAGCAACCATCGCCAGAACATGGATCTGCAGGAGAAGATGATCAGCTTCATCGTGGGCCGGGCGCTGCAGGAGTGCGAGGTGGAGCTGGGGCTGCTGGGCCGCGACCTGGACAAACTGCGGCCCGCCGCCGAGGGCAACTTCCCGCGCATCACGTACACCGAGGCGCTGGAGATCGTGCGCCAGCACATTGAGGCGGGCGACCTGCCCCCGAACGTGCAGGCCGACGTGCAGCCCGTGGAGTGGGGCGACGACCTGGGTGCCCCGCACGAGACGATCCTGGGCTACCACTACGACCGGCCAGTCATCATCGAGCGCTACCCGGCGGCCATCAAGGCCTTCTACATGCAGCCGGACCCCGAGGACCCCCGCGTGGCGCTGTGCGACGACATGATTGCGCCGGAAGGCTACGGTGAGATCATCGGTGGCTCGGAGCGTATCCATGACTATCAGCTGCTCAAGGAACGCATTGAAGGTCAGGGCCTGCCGCTGGAGGCCTTCGAATGGTACCTGGACCTGCGCCGTCACGGCAGCGTGCCGCACGCCGGGTACGGCATGGGGCTGGAACGCGTGATCGCCTGGATCAGCGGCATCGATCACATCCGCGAGGCCATCCCCTTCCCGCGCATGCTGACGCGGATGTCGCCCTGA
- a CDS encoding type III pantothenate kinase: protein MSTLFPLLAIDVGNTSTVLGLADEHLRLTHTWRVRTNRDLLPDDLAVQLHSLLSLTGARLPASAVLSSVAPPVGQNYQLALRQHFGLEALEVSAETLPQVSIELDQPGSVGADRLCNMFGAEEYLTSHEYGVVVDFGTSTNFDVVGRGHRFLGGVLATGAQVSADALFSRAAKLPRIALEAPQSAIGRNTVHALQSGLVYGYAEMVDGLLRRIRRELPGDAVAIATGGFARTIQGICREIDHYDETLTLRGMTLLWSHQQRVLGRLD, encoded by the coding sequence ATGTCCACCCTGTTTCCCCTGCTTGCCATTGATGTGGGCAACACCAGCACCGTGCTGGGCCTGGCCGACGAGCACCTGCGCCTCACCCACACCTGGCGCGTGCGCACCAACCGTGATCTGCTGCCCGACGACCTGGCGGTGCAGCTGCACAGCCTGCTCTCCCTGACCGGCGCCCGGCTGCCAGCCAGCGCGGTGCTGTCCAGCGTGGCCCCGCCAGTAGGGCAGAACTATCAGCTGGCCTTGCGGCAGCACTTCGGCCTGGAGGCGCTGGAGGTCTCGGCCGAGACGCTGCCGCAGGTGAGCATCGAACTCGACCAGCCGGGCTCGGTGGGCGCGGACCGGCTGTGCAACATGTTCGGCGCGGAGGAGTACCTCACCAGCCACGAGTACGGGGTGGTGGTGGACTTCGGGACCAGCACCAACTTCGACGTGGTGGGGCGGGGACACCGTTTTCTGGGCGGCGTGCTGGCCACCGGCGCCCAGGTGTCGGCCGACGCGCTGTTCTCGCGGGCGGCCAAGCTGCCGCGCATCGCGCTGGAAGCGCCACAGTCGGCCATCGGACGCAACACGGTGCACGCGCTGCAGTCGGGGCTGGTGTACGGCTACGCCGAGATGGTGGACGGCCTGCTGCGCCGCATCCGCCGCGAACTGCCGGGCGACGCGGTGGCCATCGCCACCGGCGGCTTCGCGCGCACCATCCAGGGCATCTGCCGCGAGATCGACCACTACGACGAGACCCTGACGCTGCGCGGCATGACCCTGCTGTGGTCGCATCAGCAGCGGGTGCTGGGCCGCCTCGATTGA